The genome window TTCAACACATACCATAGACACACATTAGACTTTCGTTACAAACATTTCTGCTACTACTAAACCTGGGACAGTTTTTGACTATGATTTTGCCATTCACACAATAATATCCAGCCCATATGTATTCATATTGTACCATATCACTTATTACAGTGATAAAACAAGACTTGTCACTAAAGAACATATGTAGATCTAAATACTTAGCTTTTTCTTCCCTGGCTGTGCAAATTAAATGAGTCACAAAAGGTTTTCTCCCTAAATCACAACTCATAtcttatatgtatatatgtatatctaCAGCTGGAGGAAATCTTGTTGGAGACATTTTACTAAAAAGTGCAGCTCTTCAGTCATCATATAAGGTCTCTGTGGCTAATGGTAATGTACCTAAATCTACAGAAACTTCATGCACAACTAAATATCTCAAACATATTGTTAAATTCTGCTTAACATGAGGCTTTACATATAGAAAAACTTTGGGTGTTCAAGGCATATGTCGGTACCTGTCATGACTTTCCTTTGCTACTGAGCTGTCCTCATAGATTTTCAGCATTGTTTCTGTGCGGTCATCATGGTGCTCTTTAGGCTCCTGAAACCTGGGAAATtatattgtaaaaatattttgaaatatgaTCATTTTCTTTAGTTACCAGTGCTATTAAAAGATAAGTCTATTTTTCTTGCTCAACAAATTCctcaaaaaagaacaaaagcaacaatacataagtttgtttctctgtactTTCTGACTTCCTCAGTAAGCCCACTGGCTCCTACTGAAGATGcacattttaaaggtgctataattaagtttttgctattgctacatagccagtgttatCAGTAATGACAAAACATGTCATCCAGTACAACAACAGTGCTTATTTTGTTTGGTGACAAtaattgtgaaaaaatattcaataaaaGCTGTGAACAACTGTTGACAGGACATACAACACATTTCTGTAGTTGTTACTTTCTTTATCCACTCCCCtgactgtacaaacacacacacacacacacacacacacacaccatgcttCATATCAAAGCTATGTTGGAAGTGAGAGAAGTCTTCATTCCCTCTCAATCAGTGTCATCAGTCAAGCAGTATGGGAGCAGATGGACAATATGAGGGTAATACATTACAACACCTGGGCTCGAGTCTTTCTTTGACCTTGGCGATGGACAAGATGTAAGGGCTGATCTGTCTGGCGATGGTGGTTAGGTAGAAGTTCTCCTGCTTCAGCTGCATCAGGTCATGAAGCTGGGCTGGAGTCAATGAACCAAGAAATTCAAAATTAGAAATGAATCAGCAAAATGAGGAGGTAGtttaagtttttgttgaagACAAACCTTCATAGATCTCCTGCTCATTGGTAACTCTCTGAAAAGTTTCATCCCAGATCTGAGAAGAAAACATAGTAAGTGAGCtgattttcatgaaataaaatactacACGAACTGTGGTCAGTTCACACTTGGGATACCTTGACATTTGCTacctttcttttccctctttcccttctGCAGTCTTAGCAGCCTAAATGTATAACAGTGGGTGAAAGCTAGCTTGTTAGTATGCAGCTAGGTGCACTGACTGAGGACAAATGTAGGTATGAATATGGTATGCAGGTATGAACTAAAGGTCAAAACATCAAGGTACCACCTGACGCACCTCTTCAAACATGACTCTCATAGTTTCCACAGTGGAGTACTGGGTGGCTATCTGGCTGTCAATGTGCAGTGATCTGTCCAGGATCTCGCCCATTTTATCTGTGTTGATGATGGAGTGGTGCTTGGTCAGATCTCGGTGCAGCTCCTGGACCTGGTCCTTCAGATTCTGAATCTCTGTCTGGAGAgtctataaacacacacacacacacacatatctacaGTATATAAGACGTGACACTAAGGACATGTTTCAGTGtctttaaagcagcagaggtgTGATGGGTGCACAGATGCTAGGCGAAGTGCATCCGAGTGTGAAAACTGTGCTGCCCACTAGACAGGTTGAAGACCAGTTCCCCAGAAGAattcaaactgctgctttttcatTGCTTTACTGTGATGGTCAGAACTGGCTCCTCATCTACTTTTGTGGATCCTGGAAGAAAAGTTGATTTATAAAAGAGATTTATAAATTAACTCTAGACGTAAAACTcataatttaaaacagaaattacCTCCAGTCAGTTTATCCCAATGCTTACAACGTCCTTACAACCTGTTCCTCGCCAGTGCAGTTCATTATACACTTACACACTCAATTCTTAAAATACTGTTCTGGATAAAAGTATAAGGTAATTACCAGAAATGTAAGCGTAAATCTCCTACACACACCGCTCACCTTGTAGGTGTTCTCATAGTTGCGACAGTGCTCAGTGAAGGGTGTTTCCTTTCCCTCAGCCAGGAGGACCTTGGTGCAGATGTTGCGGTGAGAGGTGGGCCTTCGCCCCAACACAGAACCTGGGGGCATCTCACTGAGAGACGGGGAGCGGCAGGACATGGAGAGAGGAGACTGGAGCCTGAGGTGagttgagggggaaaaaaatcatgacTGCCTTTTCTTCTGTACTTCTAACATTTGATGACACTTTTTGCCATTACATTATCCGTAGCTAAACTCTGTCTCTTAAAGCCAGGAGGGTTAAAGATTCATATTAAATAAACTGAACCCCACTATTGACCACTGGCCAGTCACACTATTGTCGGCAACAGCCTCTACACAAACCTCTGCTCAGACTGTACAGATTTTATATAAACATACTTGTATGTGCAGCTCTGAAGCACTGTTCTAAACACTATCAACCTAGTTCAATATCCATATCGTTTTGAGTCTACTCTGTTTTCAAGTTTCTCaggcttttttcttttgctgctaTCATTAGGGAATTGTGAGCAAATTCCTAATCCCTAATTTCTGTTGTTGAATGCCACTTATAACtttatgttttgttaatttttcaACCAACAGTCAACCAATCTAAACAATATTTTATCTAATGTCctcattttactttaaatacaACTTCATTGCAAAACTAAGCAGTGGGAGATTTGCTAATTTACTCTTTTATACAttcacatataaaaacacaccacaatCAAAGCAAACcaatcaaaaccaaacaaaccgaagggtgaattaaaaaaaagagaaaatattcaaTCCTTGCTCTTTGTGTATCAATGCACTTGACAGAAGAGAGAGCTTGTGCTGTCAGTCAGAACAATCACCTCTCCTCACCATCACCTTCAAGAAGCATGTGAGAGTATGTATGTAGCACATACTGTAGCCACCCCATTagataaacatacatttatctGGCTTCTACTAGAACCTGGCTCTAAAACAGTGACACTGCCCTAGGAGCAATTCTACAATAGCCGAGGTGTGAATGCATCCCTCTCACGCTGCTATACGAATGTTTTCCTCTGAGTATCCATGCCGTGTCCCTACACAGCCAATTAAAGACTTTGGCAGTGCtaaagcagcagcatcagttaCATGAAAGTACATGCCTGTACAACTTCTGCACAACTTCTATTCTGTGAAATTAAGACAAAAATAGGGTCAGCCAGCTGGCCATCAACCAATCCCTGCCCGGTTTGCATCCAGTGGGGAAAAGAAGCTTTCAGACAGTAATTGAGGATGTatcagacacaacaacacattcaGTTGCACTGAGTAACAGGCTCCACCATGTGGGCGGCATTCTGAACCACCATACGGTGAAGAAAAGCccatttcctcctccatctgtgaAGTATGGAGCAGACTTGTGAAATTGTGGAGTTAAGCACCTCATATAACCACTTGTCATCTTTTCATCTTATAGTGCCACAAGCATAAACAGAAATTTggcaaaaagagaagaaagccAGGCTATGACTCTGCCTCTGATCCCACACAACCAGTTTAGTTTACCCAAACCTTCACTACTACATGTAACAACAAGAGCAACGTTATGAATGTCCACACTGCAAGTTAAAGCACATGTCACATTCTCATGacacaaaatatacatacatttacCTGGGGTCTGGTAGGCTTTTACTCCTGCCTTCTTGACCAGTGTTGATGCAACAGAGGACCTGTCTAAAACAtgtatccctctctctctgccatacGCATGCCATCCTCCGCACATCCAGCCTCTGTCCTCCCACCAGTGACGCCAATTAAAGACTTTACCCGTGCTAAAGCAGTGACATCAGCGGCCTGGAACAAAGTGGCCCGACCGCTTCTGCGTGCCAACTTCCAGATGAATCCTGGAGAGTTCCGTGAAATTATGATAAAAATAGTGCCAGCCGGCCGGGCCACCTATCCCTGCCCACTTTGCATCTTGCACTGGCAGGGCGCTAAACAAGTTGGAAAGGAGAGTTGTCAGTATGCTGGCATTAGTGGGTGGGCTTGAGGACCTGCGAACAGTTGGGAGACACTGATGTGGAACAAAATTTGGTCAGGGGAGGGTGTGTATGTGGAGGGACGAAAACTCTTTGTTCTGACTGGTGTTTAAATAAAGACTGTATTTACTGGtgatttaacacatttttatgaaGTTAAGAGACTATATGGCATTGTTTAAAGATTTGCTTTTCCTCAGATAAcacaacaaacaggaaacatctCTATTCAAGAGCTGTGACCACAAACAACCAgacacatccatccatctcctGTGTTATCTGCTGCTCTCCTGGACCTGAGCTTTCTAAAACAGGATCGACGGCCTCCTTCCCTTCCCCTGTGCAACAAGGTGACTTACGTAAACATATCAGTGTGCAGAgcttacagacagacaggataACTGCCATAGCGGGACTCAGCGTGGCGCCTCCCTTCCTCGCACTGCAGTCATGGCTGTCTACCATCTGTACTTGCAAACCATTTGGGGATTTTGAGTTTGGATGCTTCACAAGTGTGAAATGTTCTGCCCAGACTTTTTTGATTTCTTGGAAGAATCCAAAGGATGCTATGGTGATATTCAGGCAGTGAAAGTACATCATAAAGTACAACCTCAGAGGGAAGGGATCAATTAGTCAGTACATTCATGTTAATTGGCAGCAGGTAAATGATCTTACCTCATTGCAATGTTTGCAGATCCAGCGACAGAGGGAGGGCAGCGCTGTCCTAGCAGCAGTAAGGGCTCTAGACAGCGGGCAAACTCACTTCTGTAGTCTGTGTTGATCTAatagaagacagacagagatcaAATCATTCAGTCTTGTACTAATCCAAAATGTGTACTTATATCAGACATATTATTCTTTATGGCTTctatcaaaaactgaaaaaaagaaatactgacagagataagaaaaataaaaatgagaagagaaaataaagaatgaaacaaagaaaattacagtcAGGAGATGCCAGATTCACACCCATTTCTACAGTCAACCCTGCAATATATTAGTAAAGATGGTAATATAAGGAATATAACAACAGACTTTATCATTATCATTCTTCTTATTGATAAGataaaatttgaaaataaaagaaaaactactCCCTTAAccataaaagaagaaaaataatacataacTATATACTTTATCATCCATatggaaaaatacacaaaaaataataaaaatatttccaaatgCTTCAGCCTTTACACTCACCAGATTTCAACTCAGCTACCTGATGCAACAGTGATGGTTTAAATACTGCATTACTTCTCAGTTCATGAGATCTTTTCTATTTACTAAATCTGGTGATGTCTGCAGCACCAACAGTGACTGGTGTGGAGCTGCAGCTATGACTTCTTAGCAGTAGAAATCTTCGACAAAATATTCTTAACTTAGGGTCAACCTGTTATAGCCTTGTCCTGGGGCTTGAGTTAAGTGGACCTTGACTTTCTTGAGAAAGTCAAGGTCCACTAGGAACAGCAGTTTTATTAAACTGCTGTTCCTAGGTAAAAGTGTGAACTTTCATGCATAAAAGGAACCATTTTTGAGACCACTGCATCATTTCTGGTGCAGGTTTTCTGGCTCTTTTGGATTGTCTTTTCAAAACTATGTTGGTTAAGCTTGCCTCAAAAACGAAAGCACCTTGGTTTAGACTTTGTTTTGtcctttgtgacatttttacttgttTAATGTTGTGAGGTTCTTAAATTATGCTGTCTCCCTCCATGTCTGCTTTTGTAtgtctgtttcttttaatgtgCAATCTTCTGTCTTGTGGCATTTTCAAAATATTGATGTtcttacaaataaaaatggTTCTGGGCTTTAGAgccacagataaaaaaaacaggtgaaacTGCACTGGGAACTAGTGAAACAACTAATCAGCTCACTGCAGTGGATTACATTCTCAGCATACCCTTTTCCAGCTCTGCATAAAGACTGTTCCCACTCACTTTGCTGCTCTGCACTGGCCTCAGTCGATGAGGGAGCTTGACAATCCTCTTCAGCCGCTCCATTAGTTGCTGTGTAAGCAAGAACACATGGGTGTGATTCAGTGACCTGTTTCACCTCGCTCAGACATTATGGACAGCCTCCATTTACAGAGCAATTCAGTCCAGCTAATACTGTAACCTCTCCCTCAACAACAAAACTTCCTCAGAACAAACTCAGAGTTGTTTGTGATCCATAGTAGACAATGGGGGTGTGGAATCACTGATAATGAACAGtgttacattaacattttaactttatttaaattgatttatttttgttttcacaattTTGTCTAATGAATGgctttcattttttgtttgttttatgtattcatttttgcTTCCTTGCATGCTCTTCATTTTTTATCTGCTTATTTCTTATTTTGCATTGCAGCACAGTAAATCtgtattaatgtttaaaaatactcATGACATGCAGTTATGATTaacataatatttaatttatgttCCTTCAATTAGCGCTGTACTCACGTAGCCCATGTCCAAAAACTCAAACTTGTTGGCTGAGCTGAGGAAAGCTGAACAGGTGACGAGGTGAAcctgaaaacatcagaaacatcacaaaGGTTAGATTTCAAACAGGCTGAAGAAGTGAACTTGATATTAAATGGTATTACATTCATCCCACAACTAACTGCACACTTAATTTTCTGTATGATCATTATCTCTCATAGTCAGTTTGGCAGTATAGGAGTAcaagcagtggtggaaagtaactaaatacGTTTACTCAACTACAGTTTTGagatacttgtactttacttgagcatttccattttatgcaaCTCTAGATGCTAGAGTTTACACTAAAAAAAGATGAACTTATAAAATACATTGCACTGGTGGTGATGGTTAAAGCAGTTCTCAACATTTTTGGCTTGTTAtatacaaaaatgtcatatataatatatatcacAGGGGTTATTTTACAGCTGAAtgggtacttttacttttgctaCTTCAAGTACAAGTATAACACTGCTGTACTTTTATTGAACCAGGATTTTGAAAGGAGGAATTTGGGTAgttgtaacagagtattttagTGTTgcatttctacttttacttaagtgagTATTTCTTTCAAGGTATTATGATCATTTGTGACCAGAAACATGTCAGCAGCAGTGGTTCTGTctgactattattattattattattatcattataagGTCTTTATTTTACCCTACCTGGAGGGTTGGTAATAGGGCAGTAAGGTGTGAGAGTTGCTCCTTAAGtgctttctccttctcctcgtGTTGACTGcaaacagatacacaaacacatgaacatgtaATGCTACACCTCGGCATACACGCCTGCCGAAATACACAAAGGATTCAGCTCAGGAGGTGCAACCACAAACAACATACTCCATATTTCCAGAAGCTAATCTATCTGTCTTCTCCCGTAACAAACACATAAGCGCAGACAACAGGGCCAGACACACAAAGCCTGACATAAATAGCCTTTAAAACCCTTCCGGGAACCCAGCCACTGGACAGCTTCCAGgcaatggagagaaagagagagagagagagagagagagagagagagagagagagagatggaggacacTAGGCACAAAAAATCTCATTAAAGATCCCCACAGAGTGCAACCCgatacactcactcactcacatgcACAAAATTGTTCTCATTCAATcacgcacacatatacatggAGCGCACACTGAAAAAGACAAGTCCTCAGAAATGGTTCTTATTCAGGTTTTGCATATACGGTTGTTGTTGTCTGAAAACAGGAGTCTGCAGATTCACAGAGATTCacgaacaaacaaaaacttgatGTATGTTTATCttcaaatactgtatatcactCATTTATCTTTCATAAAATTGAACTGATGTGCAATAATTTGGTCTAAGAGACTAATTAGTTGCAAACCTTAGATGACATTAAATCAATCTTTAATGATTCCTGAAGGAATGCTGtaaatttttaaattattttcgTGTTGGGTTAATGTTAAATTAATGGTTTGGGAGGCTGTCACTGGCCCGATATTGCAAGGTAATTTCTACACTGTTTATCACTGTACAGCTTTATGATTGCAAAAGTACACAGCTACAAAGTTAGTAACATGATGAAAAAGTTACAAACTTAATCTCAGGACAGTAAGCTGTGCTGAAAAAGGCTTTGCAGGGCAGTACTAGGTGTCGCAAGAGATTCAAGTGGCTCATTTTTCAGCAGGCCCTTTAGTTGGTGTAATGTACTGTTTTGATGTAAAGTGGAGGTAACCAGACTGCATCTAGGTTTTCTGTAGCAGTTGCTGCTGTTGATAATACTGACTTTAGAAAGTCTTtaatttatatactgtatagttgTATACCAGTACTTCTCAGTTGGCTTCATCTTCATTGATTGGATCCAGGCTCTAGCTGCCACTATTGGCTTGAAAACTCTAATCCTACTGAAGTGGTTTTAATTCTGCAACATCCTttgttgaaaagaaaattaccccaaaaaatgtatttgttgagGAGTGAGATTATTTCAGAGCAAGCAGAGTGCTGCTATTCATCACCCTGAATACAATACAGACTGatacaaaggaaaatgtctGAAGTGAACCTGTGACAGCAGGACAATAGCATTCAATTCAGTAAATATTGAGACGTGAGCTTTGTTGCAATAAAAGAGCATTTTCATATGAGAACTGTAAATctttatatatttcattttacctCTGAGCTGCTCTTAGCAgaatcttcttcctctctgctagtttttcctgtcagaggagaacagagaaaacagccCCTTTTATTCGTTCCACCGCTGTGAAAATGGCCTTGAGCTCTTAATACCTAATGAATTTTCAAGATTGTGGAAAAAATAGGTGTAAATATCACAGTGTGGTGTCTGATCTCTTGGATTGTtcattatgaagaaaaaatTCCCTCACAATTAGGTTAACAGAGACATCCAGTGGCCAAGCTGTGCTAATGGTGTCACATAGAGCAACTTGACTGACTCCTGCTCTCAGACTGAGTCATGTCCCACACACCCATACTTTAAACTGAGTCTAATCAGGTTTTTAGAGTGATGTGTGTTCACACTAGATGAGACAAAATTATACTCAGAGCAGACAGTATGAATACTAAATATGATTTTTAAGGTTGATGTTGATGTACACAATTCTCCCACAAAGCAATGcacaaaggaaatggaggagatgctcacagctggagaaaatcaaaataaattatgAATGGTGTATTTATGGATTtgtatagatgtgtgtgtgtgaatttctTCTGGAGTACACAAATGAGATTTGCCACATAGAGTACCAGAATGCCCagacaaactaaaacaaactaaacagTAATCTTCCTAGTAAGTCAAAGGgctgtcaaaatgtattttcatagGAAACTTCAGTAGCTGTTTGAAATGATGATGTTAATTCTTGAATTGGTGAGAACATTATGCACATTACATGTAGGTGAAAGGCTATTGGAAACCACAAATCTATTTACATGGGAAATGTATCAGTTCCAGCTGGATATTTGGATATTAGGTCAAAATGCTGGCATTAAGCACATTACATCTGCCAGAAAAGAAGGGGGACATGAATACCCTTGTTCTCTACAGGGAGAGTTTTTAAGTCTTTACAATTCAAACTCTGACACCAAGAGGTCAGAATTTGATTAGGTGGAGAATTTAGATATACAGTGTTTTGGTTGTAGCTTGTAGCTAGCCATAGTCTCAatgacaacaacagaaaaccaTGTTGCATATAAGTGAAGATTTTCTAGTGAAGTATGTGTATTTAttgaataatgatgataatgataataatgatattttcaAGATATTTAAGTATGGGTGTGGTGGTCACTTTGTCAAGGATCCTACTGGTATTCAAATACCGCCCATTTAAATAAACTTGTGGTTTGGCGTCAATATGCAGGCATCACTCAAACAACATTTGAGGGAAGTATATCACATCAGGATCATTATATAACCTGCAAGCTGTTGAACAGACTGCAGATTGCattctcttcttcctctacaTTTAGACACACTTCTCCTATCATCGCTCGCAGAAGAACGATCGCCTCTCGAGTTGAGGTCTGCAGCTCCTTCACCACctacagagggaggaggaggctcgCTGTCAATTAAAGGCCACTGGTACCGCTACttaactgacattaaattgtcaTCAGAGGCTTTATCACAACCTCATGCTTGGAGAACGCTGAAATCTGGTCATAGTTAAGGCTAGTGGCTAGGCTTTACTGTAGTGTGTGGTTGTTGCATGGTTTTAGCCACAGCATGCAGAGCAGAACACCCAAACCCACACTTGCTTTGgtgaatatgttttcattttgttacttTATGATCACATATATAATCAGACACTCAGACACAAAACATAACACGACCAGTGAAATTTGAGCaaaaattatttacatttgACCCTGGTTAATTAAGAAATGctcaaaatatatatttttaaaaacagttcacaTTCAAATTGCACTGTGATGAGCTAAACTGCTTTTCAGTACACCTACGCTGCTGAGTGCTTGAATTATTTATAATGCCAAAGTTTTTTGCCTTGAGTGTCATAAATATGTAGATGGAACAGACAGGACTCTCTCACTCACCAGCACAGCCTGGTCCAACATCTCACACCCCTGCATGTAAGCTGTTTCAATATCAATGCAGTGAGTCCGACTCTCCCTGcggtaaaacaaacaacatctaatttagaagagaagagaagagaagagaagagaagagaagagaagagaactTCTGACAGTCATATATTTTGTGTAGCTGAGTCACTCACACTTGCATGTCTCTGAAGCACTTGATACAAAGCATAGACGTATTCTCTGTTGAGAAGAGGATGTAGGGCTCCTCGTGGAGAGCTGTGGAGACACAGATGTCTTTTAACTTCTGCTCACAGGAGCGCCAGAATTTAAGTATTCTGTTTTTCCAGCGAGCAGGTTTGTGACAAACAGGCCTCATAATACAAACACAGGTTGGTTATCTCACACCAGCTGAAGTTTATCACCAAGTGTTAGCACTCTGCCGTTCATACAACTTTTATAAATTACCCATCACACTGCTTTTGTATGAGAACATGATTAACATGTAGCCCAAGAGATtcaaacagagaacaggaggGATTGCAGTTCTTATGAGCAACATTTCTCCACAATGGTGTAATAAACCCCTGCTGTACTgtaattcttcttcttcttcacaaGTAAATTACAGGTGGCACTCACAGCACTTCCTGTGTTTGGCTTTATTGCGTTTGGCCAAGGAAACAATCTCATGGTGGGAAAACATTCTGGCCTTGTGAGTCAGCTCCCTGCAGGCGCCACACAGTGGCTGGCTGCAAGTGTTACAGAAGTACATCATCCCTGACTCCTGtacagacaag of Lates calcarifer isolate ASB-BC8 linkage group LG12, TLL_Latcal_v3, whole genome shotgun sequence contains these proteins:
- the rnf207a gene encoding LOW QUALITY PROTEIN: RING finger protein 207 (The sequence of the model RefSeq protein was modified relative to this genomic sequence to represent the inferred CDS: deleted 1 base in 1 codon); this encodes MAGGIFTNLDNQCNVDCINIHPLVCHLCHEQYQSPCLLDCYHIFCARCLRGRTNDNRLSCPLCGYPSVVKGNNTLPPEDRLLKFLVDNNADAEETVQCANCDQESNKKESGMMYFCNTCSQPLCGACRELTHKARMFSHHEIVSLAKRNKAKHRKCSLHEEPYILFSTENTSMLCIKCFRDMQVESRTHCIDIETAYMQGCEMLDQAVLVVKELQTSTREAIVLLRAMIGEVCLNVEEEENAICSLFNSLQEKLAERKKILLRAAQSQHEEKEKALKEQLSHLTALLPTLQVHLVTCSAFLSSANKFEFLDMGYQLMERLKRIVKLPHRLRPVQSSKINTDYRSEFARCLEPLLLLGQRCPPSVAGSANIAMRLQSPLSMSCRSPSLSEMPPGSVLGRRPTSHRNICTKVLLAEGKETPFTEHCRNYENTYKTLQTEIQNLKDQVQELHRDLTKHHSIINTDKMGEILDRSLHIDSQIATQYSTVETMRVMFEEIWDETFQRVTNEQEIYEAQLHDLMQLKQENFYLTTIARQISPYILSIAKVKERLEPRFQEPKEHHDDRTETMLKIYEDSSVAKESHDSDSQTCVSDQDRDKNNRPLILESGELCQTNRPVRQRGPMETSSHNEMPS